A region of the Cydia fagiglandana chromosome 20, ilCydFagi1.1, whole genome shotgun sequence genome:
CatatacaatttaaataaataaatataacaatacatacttatttacttatagttaaataaatgaatattagaTACATATCTAATATatatagtaagtaggtactacctACACTGCACAATTTGCACAGCTATGTTGGTAAGCTggtaacaaaattaaataaaaattataatatgctctaaaataatttaagcaaaTTTGAAAGATAAGATAAATTTAAGGAAGACTATTTGACCCTAtggctggctcattcctaggccaaagaataggtatagctattcagcgtgggaatgtagccagccttatgggcacccttccgcaggggacagatctgggggacctaagataagtgggtaagttttatttatttattttattagttttaatttatttagtttatacttaattttaataataatttatcagttttgttattgaataaatctatttatttattatagcaaACTATAAGGTAACATGAAatttaaaaagatattaaattaatttaattctttaaaaaaatctaacattaatttattttcgGGAAGTAGAGAACAAAAAACTCTTGCAGTTTCtacgacatttttttaaattacttgaTGATAATTAATGGTACGTGGCGTATCTTAGATAAATTGCTGCAACGGCTAATGCTTCCACGTCCACCTTGGAAACCGGTTAGATTACAATTGAATGTCGCCATCGTGTAGATGCGTTCCAACCACCACAAGGTCATCTCGCTGGCGCAGCGTTCggctatcgtgtagaggagccattagctgCGGCATCGGGTCCTAACTAAATGCTTAATTGCCGCAGCGAAAGTGTTAATGGTGTGTTTCTTATTATATTTGGAGTGTGAAATGTAATATGCTCACATGATTCAGCCTAGTTGCACAGATAAGAAATGTTCATTTTGAAACATTACTTCGTCAATACCCCATTATTCAGGGAGGAAAATGGGGTCTACGTTTGTATGACTTTCACCTTGACTCTATATGAGAAGTCTATAGTATTTAGTTATCTATGATTAAGTCAACTCCATCACTCGCGCAGGTGCTCTGTTACCGAGACCCGGTCTCTAGAAGAGAGGTAATTTTGAGCGAAACTTCAAAGAAAACACTTCTTTGTCTCTATcttatatttttaaccgacttccaaatctcaaagaaggaggttatcaattcggttgtactcgtatgtttttttttttttattttttttttatggttgtTACTccatattagggaatgcaatcccgcatgaggaactcaatcccggtattccgcgggattgccattttaagtcccgcgggatcccggtatttgcgggatcccgcaagttagtatacaattttacgaattagtactaaatttgaaggttgaaaacaaaaagtaaactaaaattagaagtagtacattttgtattaaaagaatatggtataatgacagtaatcaagaatttaagaacgtgtgtaaagacttaattaacgcgatttcgtaagtcctgtaccactcgtggcacacacaatgtttttcatcacacctgtgaggaaaaaagaaggaaaacaatagaaaatctgcctaatttcggacgtacctacataacaaaattccctgggtacaaatttaagatttacggaccgcgtcgcctacgtaaaataacaccttttacgagcaagtgtcataaaataaatagacaaatttgggcaaaatgctcttccgtgtcattacccctttcctccatagatgcatttaagctccgtgaagaattttcgccagtaggtacgtgcccgagcctgtgttccttgtagtaacacgtaagaaccacgtcgctcttcgatcccgcaaatcccgcgggatcccgcttaatttacgagcgggattaatcccgcaaattgcatgcgggatcccggtatttcgggatcctggtatcccggtattgcattccctactccatatctccgtcattactagatcgattttgaaaattctttttttgattgaatgtatatgcatacagattggtcccgtttttgtcaaaacccagttctgatgatgggatccatgaggaatcgagggaactcctcaaatcttaaaggcatacatatagtgatttttgggtttttatcaacaaatcaagcatatacacccaaaaaagtgatttttgatgaagtggaactgctgatgatgatcagaacggaactctttaacgacgcatagttcacggttggcgatttgtcctcttcgttatgtttgttaagcaagttaagtttttaagccacatttttgtcaagctcgagttctgatgatgggatccatgaggaatcaagggaactcctcaaatcttaaaggcatgcgtatagagatttttgtatatacattagaaaatcaagcattttcattaaaaactgttgcatttgatgaagtggaactgctgatgatgatcagaacagaactcttaaacgacgcatagttcaggtTTGGcaatttttccttttcgttatgttcgttaagcaagttaagtttttaagccacatttttgtcaagctcgagttctgatgatgggatccataaggaatcgagggaactcctcaaatattaaaggcatatgtatagatttttttttgtattttcatcataaaatcaagcatttacattaaaaactgtcgcatttgatgaagtggaactgctgatgatgaccagaacagaactcttcaatgacgcatggtacacgtttggtgattacgaatttcgattttgacttggactgggacccggactcggactcatacccggatccggttcggacccggatccggtttggacccggacctggactcggacccggattcggactcggactcggaaccggactcggacccggactcggacccggtctcggacccggacacggacccggactcggacccggactcggacccggacccggactcggacccggactcggacccggactttgatccagaaaaccactatgataccttaactaaataaacaactatgattacctaccataaaattaatgtaggtataaagtacgatgatgccaatcttactagcccctcccgcttaaacccccgtacaccgcacggcatgcgccattaagtgggttaggttaggtttgaactgcgatcctcacagaaccgaacaaggattaggttaggttagaactgcgagccttacagaaacgaaatgctacttgaaaagtgggtttgattaggttcgaactgcgatccgcacagaaccgaactgctatctgaggagtgggttaggttagggtagaactacgaccctcatggctcctcttcacgatgggccaacgccggccactccaagggacgcatttatgcgttagagggagcaagtgatattgctatctcattctaccgcatggctgcgtcccttggagtggccggcgttggcccatcttgtagaggcgccattatacagaagcgaaatgctagtagaaaagtgggtggttttacctccttttctaccatctacagtaatctttcatcggcccccatggaagtcggtttttttttcttaaaaattatctttgAAAGTTACAACTTGCACTTGCCGCTGAAACTTTACATATATTTTGGTTTTCATAAAGTGAGACTTAAACAAAGAAATAATGATTACAACTGCAGTTATGAATAAAAATCTCATTTTGTTCTGTCTGTTACATACAAGTATTTTAAAAGAGATTAAAAGCCAAATGCAGATAGATAACATCTTATTTTCAGCTGTTTTGTTTGTTTCTTAGTTACGAGTAGAATGGTAGCTGGTTATTTCGTATCTGTACCCCTAGTGTACTCGTAAATATTCAACAGCGTGACGGACGTTACGCGTCTGCGTTAAATCTCATTtgggatcctatctcgtcgcataataattgattgtcataatgtaatgttacgcataaaactcttttcgcatattttttctccagctgaaacagaaggtaatttcgaaaatgttttgcataggttgtgtataacagggtaggttaggttaggtttgtgttataatttctcagaaatgttaatatttccagcacaataacaattatgcgaaatgagttttatgcgtaacattacgtatacattaggacaatcaattattaggccacccaatatggacccgtcTCATTTTGCATatgattttgaacagcgcgccaagcgggacgttttggaaactcaaaattccatacaaaatgacacatcGCAAACGCGTATGTCTGTCACACTTTTGAACGACACTAGGGGTTCCTGTATTGATATGATGGTTTAATTTGATTTGACGTTAAAAAGTGCAAGGACAAGTGAAACTTACTGAAAGTCAATGTCAATAAacattataataaattttacaataaatccAACTAAATTATTATTCGGTGTACTTACTTTTAGGTAATGAATGAATAGAATGACTAGAGTCAATGTCAGatattaacagttgaaataagaAATGAGTGACGTTTGTCGCCGCATTGCTGCCGCGATGATGACGTTCCATgtgtcactcattttatcagcAGCAGAAATGTCGCAACAGTAATCTGCAGTTGCCACCCGATCGTCACCTTAACCTGTTAccaacattccatttctgaccgcagctgcactactgatACTGAATGCGTCGTTGtaattgtcaattttcatagtaaaatgaacagtggtgcagctgtcgttggaaatggactgtcacctttactgtTGCAAAGTTCCTCAGCTGCAGCGTTGACAATGTCAATGtcctttatttaattatgttgttGTCGTTGCCGCATTGCTGTCGCAATTAGAACCTTCAGTCCGTCACTCATTTAATCAGAGATTGAAATTTGTCTGTGTCTTGAAAAATATTgttatggtatggaacccttgaGGCGCGCGTTTGATTCGCACTTGGccaatttttataataataacgaCACGTGGATAACATAATTATGATTGTATCACACTACATTTTACAGACATATGTACCTACGTATTATATTTCGTTTTTTCCTCAGTTATACACGGTGTTTTTACTGATAACTATACGTTTTAAACTTCGGCGTATGGCTgagtaaataataatgtttaaagAAACTAAATGGAAAGTAGTTCTTAtaacggtgtctttgagaaatcAACCTAATTTAAGCTCAGCAATGCTCCCGTCAAATTAACGGAAttaaaaaacacggtgtatttaATTGTACGAATACAATGTtgtagtaggtatttaatagtCGTGACACGACAGTACGTAGCTGAGTAATTAATgtgtttaaaaacaacaatcATGAGTTATATCGCAGCTGGGAGGGTTTGTGGGTCAAATCGTTTTATTTGATATACTAACTCTGCCTGCGGTTTCGTCTTGCGTGTATAATTCTGTTTTTCTAGTCATGTAAGTTGACATGttattacctattaggtaccaATAAATTGTGAGTAGGTATGAGTTACGTATTCGGTCATAGTCAGATgaatttcagaaaaaaataactttCTAAAACCTAGGTACCTGATGGCGCATAAGCTTTGTTTCAATACCTAGTTTCTTTCAAGCTTATAAATAGGGTAAGCGGGGATCAGTTGAGCAAAGGTCTGTTTTTTGATAACCACAtgaaatatataggtattcaTTTGTATATACTTACGGGTGCGTCTTGAGTTCAACCGGCTCACTTTTAGCCGACCGACGCGAGAGGAATTAAAAtcagacttttttttttgttttcttgtgTTCAAAGTATCGTTACGAGTTTATAGATTATGTTTGGTCTTATTAGTAAAAATTCAATCGCCATAGTATCAAAgtattacctacttactgaaatatgttttcttatcgAGATAAGTAAGGTATAAAGTCAATTCAATACTTTATTTCCAAGAATATGAATatactcgagcctgaggaaggacccccgacgggcccgaaacatgtcgccaatagcgactaaaaattcaagtgagtgaaaccgttgtcgtataaacaatttaaaatatggtaCATACAATATTGGTTAGTAAAAGGTGTTAGGTCAGCATATTCTGCCGGCATGCATCGGcgtagaaatatttacatagcTATGTACATGAggagtaaaattaaatattaaaattaaaattcagtCAGTATAAGATAAGCAAAATTAATTAacaatttataataaatgtcatttaaaaaattcatcTACAGAGTAAAAACATTTTCCAAGTAACCActgaaacattattttttttcaaatttacataTCGGTAGAGTTTTGAGGTCATCTGGCActctattaaatatttttacagccATATTACAGACATTTGACTGGGACACTTTCAGCTTCTGCGCAGGTTGATGTAGCTGCAGTGGCTTCCTGCTAGGCCTTTGCTTATTGACCACTTCACCGTGAAGTGGAAAAAGCTGAGGctgttttttgacaaatttAGTAATTTCTAAAATGTACTGACAAGGCAATGGTAGAATTTTAAGTTCTTGAAATATTGGTTTACAGTGGGCGAGATATTCACTTCCGCTTACAGCTCTGATGCAAGCTTTTTGGGTCACAAATGCTCTTTGGATATCCGTACCGGGTAATATCCCAAATGATAAGCCCGTAATGCAAGATTGAGGCGACATAACCATGATAGGCCGACATTGCAGCTTCTCTTCATGCTATAGATCTAAGCCGCCGCAATGCAAAAACAAATCTATCCAATCTGGAACACACATTTTCAACGTGTGCTTTCCAATTTAAATTTTCATCTAGAGTAATACCAAGAAACGTGGTTGAATCAACAAGTTCTACATTAGAATTGTTACAGTTAACATTAAGGTTAGTATTAGTAGAGTTACGAGTTTTAAACTTAATATGTAATTTTAGTCTTAgccaaatttaatttaagacAATTATTTTCCAACCATCTAGTCGTATTATGCAGTTCATTAATTGCTTCGTTTTCTAGGTCACTATTATTGCTAGACTTTATGATCAATAGTCAAGTCATGACTATGTAAATTAATGTAATGTTGAGTGTTTTAGGGCACTGTTACACCGTTAATATTATTGTTGATTTAATATCTAGGTACTTATCCTTAAAAAGTACGATGTcaacaatttaattacatgGGTTTCATTTCATTCTAATGTTACTATTTTTGAAGGCTAAAGTAAAGATAAATCCTTAAGTTCACTTGGGTCTCATGTGAATAAGAGCGATTAGAATTAAAAATTTGACAAGAAAACACTATTTATCAATACAATTTTTGTGGCAGGCATCTGTTCTGACAGCTGAGCGTGGTAAATTAATTTGCTAAATCAgaccaaataataaaatattctgaTTTATTCAAGGTTTTTTTAGGAGTGTCTCAATTTACCCCTGTCTACCCTAGGTTACTATAAAGGTAGGGTCACGGTTTCCTACCCTTGACCTTAGTCTACATCAGTCTTAGCAGATCACATTATACGAGTTTTACGAGTCACATCAAGCTCGTCCTCGTCTAATTTTACTGTCTTTATTTTAGGGGAtgtacattttgtatttaattagtaggtatatattctGTCAGTAATTGGTCTCGTGTAACTACTGTGTATTATCGTTACATTGTAGCAAATGTACGTTATATAAAGTAGCGTGACTTGTTAGTACAGCATTGTTCGTCGCGATGATCTGGTGGGTGCTGATACCTTTGTTATGGTTCTTAACGTTCCGGTATCGTCGGAGGAGGATGTATGAACTGGCGTCGCGGGTTCCGGGCGTCAGCGAGCTACCTCTCATAGGGGCGGCCCATAAGTTCATGGGAAACACAGAGGGTGAGTACGTATCGAGAATGCTAGCTCCGATGGAGGGTATATTGAACTCGCTTTTACAAATTCTGGGATTAATCGGACTATTAACCAAGGGATGATCCATAAGTTTACTAGAAGACAGAGAGCGTACCAAGTTAGAATGGCGATGCGAGCAGGCTACGTGTCGCCGCCGGTTTTGAGCAAACGCTCGCATGCTACTCGCCCGCGCTGACCGAAAACGAAGTAAACATGCCTTTTTGCGCCACAATAACCTTCAGATTAAGAATTCACCACGCACACAAGGCGCTAGTTAGTTTTGACTACCGTTGCGCGAGTGTTAGTAAATGTGGAGAGGAACGAGCGGCGACGCCGGTTCCGATACTAACTGCGCGCGATAGCCATTCTAACCTCTTTAATATGTTCTGTGAGCGTACCTTACTTAGTACATGTTGTCAACAACTCAACACTGCTACCGCCAAAAGAGGGCTATGGGTCATCCCTTATCGGGGATCTGATGATGAGATCCTGGAAAAATTGAAGGTAATTTACGACGAAAACtcaaaaattatgaaaattTAAATCGTTCTGtgaagttgttttttttttatataagacataactttatttatgtatgtacctataaactTTGTCACGTAGGTTATGTCAGTTACATGCTGTGTTTTCGGTCCTCTCAGCCTCTCACTcgacaaaaatattaaacaattttAACTGCTTTTTAAATTCTTTATTTGCTGTTTCTTTGACACATAACAAGATGGTATCgtattaccaaaaaaaaaacgcattttaagagcatggcttagatgttaaattttatttactttatgattatgatttcaGATATCATGTCTACACTAAAAGAACTGAGCTACTTTGCCATTGAAAATGGCGGTTTAATGAAAGCCTGGTTGGGCCCCATACTTTATTTTTGTGAGTAATGCTTTATAGTTGACTTCAAAATGTCGAAGGAGGACCTTGCTTCTCAATCCCAAAacatttttagtaaaaaaaacgaTTTAATGAAACTTACGAGTATCAATCACTTGAGAAAATAGTAGAGtatgtgttacaagggatcaaatgATATATGTctgtcaagggcgtacattgaatcctaaATGAAGCGGTGGATTTTACAAAAGAATCCCGCACATAGTgagggattctaaagtagaatcctgagcgtaatgagggattcaagtgttatttaacgcccaagacgaaataattttgatatcgtggaacacatactgcttttcacatcaactatatataataatatagtaacAAAGCAGTATATGAGGAAAATAacaaaatcttagtgttgacactacagtgttgccactttttaatttctactcttttttgacAGACTGTGTACATATGATGTTCATATTTTTATACTGGCAATGAAATGTCGttgaacagaaaagtgccactttgatccctcctagtaGGGAAGAAAAATCCATTTTCTGattaggtgatgtgaaaagtaATGAACCGCTAAACAGATACAAAATTAGGATCTTTTAATGAATCGTTAATCACTGTTACACTTTTCCCAAATGAAACTGTCGTGGTGTGTTTGTTTTCTGGAGCAGTGTCCGTGGACCCCGCGGACCTGGAGGTGGTGATGCGCACGTGCATGGAGAAGGATGACCTGCACCGCTTCACGAGGCCGGTCATCGGCTTTGGGGCTATATTTGCTCCAGGTAGGTACTCTTATAGCATTCTATTCCATCTCAAACTTGATTTTATGCTAATGTGTAGGTATGTTGTTCTTCTAATACGGAAGTTGTGAGATATATCGCTTCACTTTTATAAGAAAAcgtttttttaacaaaaaaaacctataaaattaaatcatatgTAATATAAGTTACAGACCTACAATTCCCCAAACACTCGCCGTCGAAAAATACACACCTTTTTCAAAAATCGGACTTAAGTAATTCTAGCTCTTACCACCAccaaccaccaccaccacctgATACATATTGGTATCAATTTTAAGTACATTTGTACGTGTATCCGTATCGCTTAAATTAAATGATTTTCCAAGAGGGCTTCCAAGAACACTTATagttaatttttgtttttagtttcaaTCTGGAGGCCAAGGCGAAAGATACTGCAGCCAGCATTCAAACCGAAGATAGTTGAGAGCTTCGTCCCCGTGTTTGCAGAGCAGAGCATGAAGCTGGCTCGCAAGCTGGGCGAGGCTGGAGGCCGCAAGATCAAGCTGCGGCCTTACATCAGCTCCTACACCTTGGACTCCACTGGTGGTGAGTCTCCACATAGAAGAGCATGCAGCTGGCTGTCAAGCTGAGCGAGGCCAGAGACTGCAAGGTCAAGCTGTGGTCTCACATCAGCTCCTACAACCTGGCTTCCATTTGTAGTGAGTCTCCATAGAGCAGAGCATTAAGCTCGCTTGCAGAGCATTAAAAATGACCAGAAAATGTCTACATTTCAGTCACCTGTGAttattgaatatttatttgcatGTTTTCTAAGTAGGTTTTAAAATGATTCGAGGCAGGtaagcaaaataattataaaaactaaTTAGGGTGCGGAAATGTCTACTTACCTACTTGTTTGTAGGTATTCTTTAATAATGAGGTCTTCATCTCTGtctacgtcaaagatatgtttacaatttTCACATTATCACAAAGTGGTAAAgtacaaaagtgtaaacatcgttgacgtcgactgtacatcaaTATAATTTCGCATTTCGAAAATAATCTGGGTGAAAGTTGAAGGCGGTCCGCTACTTCGCTGGCAATATCAAATGTGTAGATTATTAATGAATATTACGTGTAAGTAAAAGGTGGTGGACtttaatttatatgaaaatttaaatttcaatcaaaattcaattaaaatttGTGGATATGCAGAGACCACACTCGGCGTGAAGATAGACAGCCAGGATGACTCCGTGTCCCCGTTCCTCGTGGAGCTGGGCCGAGTGACCCGGGTGCTTGCGGAGCGCATCTTCCGCCTTTGGCTGCATCCGGAGTGGCTGTTCCGGTGCTCCCCGCAGTACCGCCAGCAGCGGACCAGCTGCGAAGTCTTGCATGGGTTCACTGATCACGTACGTTTACTGAGAATTCACTTTTGTAAGCTTAATTCTGTTGActacaaatgaaaatacaacGATCAGTTCCTGCCCGCGACTTCGGGAGCATGgaaaaatgatgatgattgataaaaactacccgATGTCCTTCTCGAAGCCTAAAAAAAACCTCAATATTTCAAATTCCATATACCAAATTTCTTCTAAATCTGTTAAGCGGTTTCAGTATGTAACTCCTGAAGCGATGTAGGGACATGATGAACGTAAAATAAAGAGGTCTAATTACTACTCTTTACAATTTTCTAGGTGATAATGAAGAAACGCGAAGAATTAAAAGCTGAACAAAAAAGTCCTAACGCGAATCGAACTATTGgtaagtaaatacctacctatgttatacctacttaaaatccAAAGCCTTATTTTATAAAGTTTCATGTTACAAAGTTTTACCTACTCTCAATGACGATGACCGAACGTACGGTTTGCTGTACCTACGGTACGAGATGGTTTGCTGAGTCACAAAGTACCTATAAAACTATAACGTCTTTCAACATGAAGTCAACTCTCTGGTTTATGCCACATGGCAAGTTGTTGAGGAGAAAGCCGGTGTTAAACTCCACAGGAATCTCGAGTCTCAAGAAGGCTCTATCCGCGCGCGCCTCCTTCCACCATGTCTAGTTTTACCACTGTCTTGACTAGTCTGAATGCTTCATGTAAGTAGATAATTACAGTAACAAACCAGTTACATATTTGCAATGGGATTGTAATCGATATTTTACTCGTAACTTATGGTCAATTACCTTTCGCGTGTACTTTAATGCGACAAATTGTGGCCATACATCAGACACGACTTGCAATCAATTCGTTATGGATTTAATACACCTTAAATTAACTacttttattttgaatagtaaATACAATATACTGTAACATTATAATTGGCAGACTTATCAGACTACGATTCCAAATCTTTCCTCGAGCTGCTGATCCACTTCTCGGGCAGCGAGGGTGGGTACAGCGATGAGGAGCTGCGGGAAGAAATCCTGACGCTGATCATCGGGAGCACCGACTCCACCGCTTCTACCATAGGATATGCACTCGACCTTCTGGCCAAGTATCCACATGTACAAGACAAGGTTCACGCAGAGTAAGTCCTTCTCAATCTATTCTTGTACTATACTTATACGTTTTCTACCGGTTATTTTGACTAGTTCGTTATTCCATGTCATTGGCAGGGTACACACGATTCGGAGACCTGAACGAGGCCTCCACTCCAGCACTTTCCTCCATCTTCCATTATGTCTATGGCGTAAGTGGCCTGCCTACTTCTGTGATCTCCGAGCTATAGTCCTATACCCATCAGTTTGTTTTGCTCCAGATAACTGATGACTGCAAATGTTTCtttcggggtccctttgtttcccataaagttttaagtcataatgttacgtttgtcatattatcgttagtcataaaacggaaaccgttaacttttcaggattttcataAGGCTATTCTACAGATAGAtaggataggttaggttaggtttgttttatggcaatcctgaaaagttacgcgtttctgagaaaaaccaattatgactaacgaaaattcggacaaacaatacattatggcttaaaactatttgggaaacaatagagacccgtttCTTTCAGTTCAATCTTGGAGAGAGATATCTAACTTGGCAAGTGGAAATCATTAGTGATGATgccttaaatatttttatcactAGCCAAGGAAAGGCTACTAATAAGGATTTCGTATAATGCTGCTAATTGGATTAAATTATTTAGCGTATTacgtattttagttttaattctatttgtaatttgtttaaatatgtAAAACAGCACATCACAAACAGTTCATAAATCAGATGTGTTTGTAGACTGGACGAAGTGTTCGGAGACTCGGACCGTCTTCTTCAAAAAGAGGACCTGATGCGGCTGAAGTACCTGGACTGTGTCATCAAGGAGACGCTCCGGCTGTTCCCGCCAGCACCCTTCCTCATCAGGAAGGTCGAGGAGGAAGTGACCTTGCGTAAGTTACCTATTGGGAAGAGAAGCTGGTAACTCTCATAGATTGTTGAGGATTGTGGAGTAGTTTAAGCCTCACCCTAGTCTTAGGAATTTCATATTCATAGTCATCTAGTTCTAAATATTTTGGCGTAATCATGGAAACAGAGAAAGAAAGTAGCTATTTACAAAAATTGACAAGCATCCATACATGGCACAATATTATGGATGGCATTTTCAACTTTCCGTCATAGCTTTGCGAATCAAATTAGAATTTATATTCAGTCAACCTGTAGTGAATCTGCCACCGCCGGGTGGTGCGGGccattttgtatgaaatactATTACTGATTCTGAATTACCAGAGACAGAACTACAGGTTCAGTTCGTGGTTCAGAATTTCCGTAGCGCTAG
Encoded here:
- the LOC134674934 gene encoding cytochrome P450 4c3-like: MIWWVLIPLLWFLTFRYRRRRMYELASRVPGVSELPLIGAAHKFMGNTEDIMSTLKELSYFAIENGGLMKAWLGPILYFLSVDPADLEVVMRTCMEKDDLHRFTRPVIGFGAIFAPVSIWRPRRKILQPAFKPKIVESFVPVFAEQSMKLARKLGEAGGRKIKLRPYISSYTLDSTGETTLGVKIDSQDDSVSPFLVELGRVTRVLAERIFRLWLHPEWLFRCSPQYRQQRTSCEVLHGFTDHVIMKKREELKAEQKSPNANRTIDLSDYDSKSFLELLIHFSGSEGGYSDEELREEILTLIIGSTDSTASTIGYALDLLAKYPHVQDKVHAELDEVFGDSDRLLQKEDLMRLKYLDCVIKETLRLFPPAPFLIRKVEEEVTLPSGNVLPAGSGIAASVWGTQRNPKYWGPDAAAFDPDRFLPERAALRHPCAFMAFSTGPRNCIGYQYALMSIKSALSSVLRFHCVRGRVEGGNKPHIRVKIDVMMKAVNGHELTLEKRMNRGAQQQDL